In Candidatus Binatia bacterium, the following proteins share a genomic window:
- a CDS encoding SMP-30/gluconolactonase/LRE family protein, which produces MGEGLREIASGLQFPEGPVWMPDGSIILTEIRRGTITRVTPDGKTSVVAEVGGGPNGAALGPDGKLYVCNNGGFEWHDVNGLVVPGNQPASYIGGRIQRVDLETGKVEDLYTECDGRPLRGPNDLVFDASGGFWFTDHGKMRERDRDRTGVYYAKPDGSLIREVIFPLEAPNGIGLSPDGKRLYVAETFTGRLWSWEVTAPGEVAPAAGLGTPGTLVVGLPGFQLFDSLAVDSAGNVCVATLANGGITVVPPSGEGVTHVPMPDPLTTNICFGGPDLKTAYITLSGTGRLVAMDWPRPGLKLAF; this is translated from the coding sequence ATGGGCGAAGGGCTGCGCGAGATCGCAAGCGGACTGCAGTTTCCCGAGGGCCCGGTCTGGATGCCGGACGGCAGCATCATCCTGACCGAGATCCGGCGCGGCACCATCACACGCGTCACGCCCGACGGGAAAACGAGCGTCGTGGCCGAGGTCGGCGGTGGCCCGAACGGGGCCGCGCTCGGGCCCGACGGCAAGCTCTACGTCTGCAACAACGGCGGCTTCGAGTGGCACGACGTCAATGGTCTCGTCGTGCCGGGCAACCAGCCGGCGTCGTACATCGGCGGGCGCATCCAGCGCGTCGACCTCGAGACCGGCAAGGTCGAGGACCTCTACACCGAGTGCGACGGTCGCCCGCTGCGCGGCCCGAACGACCTCGTGTTCGACGCGAGCGGCGGCTTCTGGTTCACCGACCACGGCAAGATGCGCGAGCGCGACCGGGACCGCACCGGCGTCTACTACGCCAAGCCCGACGGCTCGCTGATCCGCGAGGTGATCTTTCCCCTCGAGGCTCCGAACGGAATCGGCCTGTCACCGGACGGCAAGCGCCTCTACGTCGCCGAGACCTTCACCGGACGCCTCTGGTCGTGGGAGGTGACGGCCCCGGGCGAGGTGGCTCCTGCGGCGGGGCTCGGCACGCCCGGCACGCTCGTCGTCGGCCTGCCCGGCTTCCAGCTCTTCGACTCGCTGGCGGTCGATTCGGCGGGCAACGTCTGCGTCGCGACGCTCGCGAACGGCGGCATCACGGTCGTGCCCCCGAGCGGCGAGGGCGTGACCCACGTCCCGATGCCGGACCCGCTGACCACCAACATCTGCTTCGGCGGCCCGGACCTGAAGACGGCCTACATCACGCTCTCGGGAACCGGTCGGCTGGTCGCGATGGACTGGCCGCGGCCGGGGCTGAAGCTCGCCTTCTGA
- a CDS encoding aldo/keto reductase, with amino-acid sequence MALALGPLGDRGPTVSKLGLGLAALGRPGYITLGRSADLPERTVEALEARTVQLLDAAYAAGVRYVDAARSYGRAEEFLARWLRARGLGPRDATVGSKWGYRYTADWRIDAPVHEEKELSLARLRTQLAESRAILGEALTLYQIHSATADSGVLQDEDVLRALVEARRSGVVRAIGLTLTGTGSRRTLELALDARIDGERVFDVVQATYNVLEPSLRDALAEARAAGLGVILKEVHANGRLTPANRRPEDERLRQRLGEIAGRLAVPVDRLAVAFAASLGAADLVLSGAVTTDQLRSHVAGVALELDDATLGELAELAEPPETYWKTRSALPWH; translated from the coding sequence ATGGCGCTCGCGCTCGGTCCGCTCGGCGACCGCGGGCCGACGGTGTCGAAGCTCGGCCTCGGGCTCGCGGCGCTCGGCCGTCCCGGCTACATCACCCTCGGCCGCAGCGCCGACCTGCCGGAGCGCACGGTCGAAGCGCTCGAAGCGCGCACCGTGCAGCTCCTCGACGCCGCGTACGCCGCCGGCGTGCGCTACGTCGACGCCGCGCGCAGCTACGGCCGCGCCGAGGAGTTCCTCGCCCGCTGGCTTCGCGCGCGCGGTCTCGGCCCGCGCGACGCGACCGTCGGCAGCAAGTGGGGCTACCGCTACACCGCCGACTGGCGGATCGACGCGCCGGTGCACGAGGAGAAGGAGCTCTCGCTCGCGCGCTTGCGCACGCAGCTCGCGGAGAGCCGCGCGATCCTCGGAGAGGCGCTGACGCTCTACCAGATCCACAGCGCGACCGCGGACTCCGGCGTGCTGCAGGACGAGGACGTGCTGCGCGCGCTGGTCGAGGCGCGGCGCTCGGGAGTCGTGCGCGCGATCGGGCTCACGCTGACCGGGACGGGCTCGCGACGCACGCTCGAGCTCGCGCTCGACGCGCGCATCGACGGGGAGCGCGTCTTCGACGTCGTGCAGGCGACCTACAACGTCCTCGAGCCGTCGCTGCGCGACGCGCTCGCCGAGGCGCGCGCCGCGGGTCTCGGCGTCATCCTCAAAGAGGTGCACGCCAACGGACGGCTCACGCCCGCGAACCGGCGGCCCGAGGACGAGCGCCTGCGCCAGCGCCTCGGCGAGATCGCCGGGCGCCTCGCGGTTCCGGTCGACCGGCTCGCCGTCGCCTTCGCCGCGTCGCTCGGCGCCGCGGACCTCGTGCTCTCCGGCGCCGTGACCACCGATCAGCTCCGCTCGCACGTCGCGGGCGTCGCGCTCGAGCTCGACGACGCGACGCTCGGCGAGCTCGCGGAGCTGGCCGAGCCGCCCGAGACGTACTGGAAGACGCGCTCCGCCCTACCCTGGCATTGA
- a CDS encoding DUF1501 domain-containing protein, producing MAITRRQFIRRTGLATAGTLLAPSLFTSPLVRRAFADLGDRYLVVIFLDGGNDGLNTVVPVDDGAGTLRTDYEAARRAGNGGLRLSTASLASTIVGNDPNTGALLALHPGLVGLTQLADSGNASLAVIQGCGYPEYNLSHEESRLIWQTANPLRLTPLSGSGWVGRHLAATYGPSQIPAVCVQDSIAPDFRQNVTSVLAVRRLGDFGFPWDDYGDDQAAKEAAFAALHAAASAGSQPTQVFVGNAGTATLQSTSSYPVVHDLYQTDRGAFGQLYSEIDRRLAYDLREVAKIIYGVSSGVPGVGARFFQLSNGGYDTHSDQGGALGQHYELHRELGDSLKVFYDDLADMGVADKVLTVVWSEFSRRIEQNGNGTDHGSQGPMFVIGGPNAVNGGVYGNHPNINKADLESDGNTRYRQTPHDFRSTDFRDVFGTILKHWLNMSPAQITSNVLIPDALPGEYWSVANGIDFDMGFLA from the coding sequence ATGGCGATCACACGACGTCAGTTCATCCGTCGCACCGGTCTCGCCACCGCCGGCACGCTCCTCGCGCCGAGCCTGTTCACGAGCCCGCTCGTCCGTCGCGCGTTCGCCGATCTCGGCGACCGCTACCTCGTCGTGATCTTCCTCGACGGCGGCAACGACGGCCTCAACACCGTGGTCCCGGTCGACGATGGCGCGGGCACGCTGCGCACCGACTACGAGGCCGCGCGGCGCGCGGGCAACGGTGGCCTGCGTCTCTCGACCGCGTCGCTCGCGTCGACGATCGTCGGCAACGACCCGAACACCGGCGCGCTGCTCGCCCTGCACCCCGGGCTCGTCGGGCTCACGCAGCTCGCCGACTCGGGCAACGCGAGCCTCGCCGTCATCCAGGGCTGCGGCTACCCCGAGTACAACCTGTCGCACGAGGAGTCGCGGCTCATCTGGCAGACGGCCAACCCGCTGCGGCTCACGCCGCTGAGCGGCTCCGGCTGGGTCGGACGTCACCTCGCGGCGACCTACGGCCCGAGCCAGATCCCCGCGGTGTGCGTGCAGGACTCGATCGCGCCGGACTTCCGCCAGAACGTGACCAGCGTGCTCGCCGTGCGGCGCCTCGGGGACTTCGGCTTCCCCTGGGACGACTACGGCGACGACCAGGCCGCGAAGGAGGCCGCGTTCGCGGCGCTGCACGCGGCGGCCTCGGCCGGCTCGCAGCCGACGCAGGTCTTCGTCGGCAACGCCGGCACGGCGACGCTGCAGAGCACCAGCAGCTACCCCGTCGTGCACGACCTCTACCAGACGGACCGCGGCGCCTTCGGCCAGCTCTACTCGGAGATCGACCGCCGCCTCGCGTACGACCTGCGCGAGGTCGCGAAGATCATCTACGGCGTCTCGAGCGGCGTGCCGGGCGTCGGCGCGCGCTTCTTCCAGCTCTCGAACGGCGGCTACGACACGCACTCGGATCAGGGCGGGGCGCTCGGACAGCACTACGAGCTGCACCGCGAGCTCGGGGATTCGCTCAAGGTCTTCTACGACGACCTCGCCGACATGGGCGTCGCCGACAAGGTGCTGACGGTGGTGTGGAGCGAGTTCAGCCGCCGCATCGAGCAGAACGGCAACGGCACCGACCACGGCTCGCAGGGCCCGATGTTCGTCATCGGCGGCCCCAACGCCGTCAACGGCGGCGTCTACGGCAACCACCCCAACATCAACAAGGCCGACCTCGAGAGCGACGGCAACACGCGCTACCGCCAGACGCCGCACGACTTCCGCTCGACGGACTTCCGCGACGTCTTCGGGACGATCCTCAAGCACTGGCTCAACATGTCGCCGGCGCAGATCACGTCGAACGTCCTGATCCCGGATGCGTTGCCCGGCGAGTACTGGTCGGTCGCGAACGGGATCGACTTCGACATGGGGTTCCTCGCGTAG
- a CDS encoding TetR/AcrR family transcriptional regulator, with translation MSVRAERGRVARRARGPGRPPGPSRVKQARARLVATASAIYAEGGDAGLSYAVLAERSGLTKPTLFHYFPTKDTLRYAVFQALGERLEAAAESWFDAPPESFAARLDRLVGALVDFYGADPVNARILCRGLLETRGGVGMPPVFAHFVRRFTEFIAAGVRAGEFYPDPPLATVLSIGGVVLFEFMLPAHGRRQLYGGSLPSLEQRKAEMVALVRRAVVRPAARLGRTERATASRSRT, from the coding sequence ATGAGCGTCCGAGCCGAGCGCGGCCGCGTCGCGCGCCGGGCGCGCGGCCCCGGGAGGCCGCCCGGACCGAGCCGCGTCAAGCAAGCGCGCGCCCGTCTGGTCGCGACGGCGAGCGCGATTTACGCCGAGGGCGGCGACGCTGGGCTCAGCTACGCGGTGCTGGCCGAGCGCTCGGGTCTCACCAAGCCGACGCTGTTCCACTACTTCCCGACCAAGGACACGCTGCGCTACGCCGTCTTCCAGGCGCTCGGCGAGCGTCTCGAGGCCGCCGCGGAGAGCTGGTTCGACGCCCCGCCCGAGAGCTTTGCCGCGCGCCTCGACCGCCTCGTCGGCGCACTCGTCGACTTCTACGGCGCCGACCCGGTCAACGCGCGCATCCTCTGCCGCGGCCTGCTCGAGACGCGCGGCGGCGTCGGCATGCCGCCCGTCTTCGCCCACTTCGTGCGGCGCTTCACCGAGTTCATCGCCGCCGGCGTGCGCGCCGGCGAGTTCTACCCCGACCCGCCGCTCGCGACCGTGCTGTCGATCGGCGGCGTGGTGCTGTTCGAGTTCATGCTGCCCGCGCACGGGCGGCGCCAGCTCTACGGCGGCAGTCTTCCGAGCCTCGAGCAACGCAAGGCGGAGATGGTCGCGCTCGTCCGTCGCGCCGTCGTCCGCCCCGCCGCGCGGCTCGGCCGCACGGAGCGCGCGACAGCGAGCAGGAGCCGGACATGA
- a CDS encoding glucose 1-dehydrogenase, with amino-acid sequence MSRSTGRLAGKVAVITGAAKGQGAGVARAFASEGASVALLDVLDDAGEAVAAAIRAEGGTALFRRCDVSREDDVSAAIAAAVDAYGGLDVLYNNAAVISYGNRIADMPVEQWDRTIAINLRGPFLCAKYALPHLIARGGGVILNVSSHGAFQAAPVGVADYATAKGGLVTLTYYLASEYGSSNVRANCIAPGPIPTDLNAPFLGTPEGRAATAMFIPLGRVGEIDDVARAAVFLASDEAKWISGAVLRVDGGIVVQ; translated from the coding sequence ATGTCGCGCTCGACGGGAAGGCTCGCCGGCAAGGTCGCCGTGATCACCGGCGCCGCGAAGGGACAGGGCGCGGGCGTGGCGCGTGCGTTCGCGTCCGAAGGAGCGAGCGTCGCGCTGCTCGACGTCCTCGACGACGCGGGCGAGGCGGTCGCGGCCGCGATTCGCGCGGAAGGCGGCACCGCCCTCTTCCGGCGCTGCGACGTGTCGCGCGAGGACGACGTGTCCGCCGCGATCGCGGCGGCGGTCGATGCGTACGGCGGGCTCGACGTCCTCTACAACAACGCGGCCGTGATCTCGTACGGCAACCGCATCGCCGACATGCCGGTCGAGCAGTGGGACCGGACGATCGCGATCAACCTGCGCGGCCCGTTCCTGTGCGCGAAGTACGCGCTGCCGCACCTGATCGCGCGCGGCGGCGGCGTGATCCTGAACGTCTCGTCGCACGGCGCGTTCCAGGCCGCGCCGGTCGGCGTCGCGGACTACGCGACCGCGAAGGGCGGCCTCGTCACGCTGACCTACTACCTCGCGTCCGAGTACGGCTCGAGCAACGTGCGCGCGAACTGCATCGCGCCGGGTCCGATCCCGACCGACCTCAACGCGCCGTTCCTCGGCACGCCCGAGGGCCGCGCGGCGACCGCGATGTTCATCCCGCTCGGGCGCGTCGGCGAGATCGACGACGTCGCACGCGCCGCGGTGTTCCTCGCCTCCGACGAGGCCAAGTGGATCAGCGGTGCCGTTCTGCGCGTCGATGGTGGTATCGTCGTGCAGTGA
- a CDS encoding VOC family protein has protein sequence MKNARLLHYSHCVSDLERSRAFYTDVLGFEVVLEAEFDDAATARVMGVPDAKFKGVFMKRDGMRIELIGFSNPPPERAARKRAANEVGHSHLSFYVLSLDETLAELRAQGVTVEDETRTVLPSGIECCVVRDPDGFPIEIVQVPTLDLLPYEVPNAPAAG, from the coding sequence ATGAAGAACGCCCGCCTGCTGCACTACTCGCACTGCGTGTCCGACCTCGAGCGCTCGCGCGCCTTCTACACCGACGTGCTGGGCTTCGAGGTCGTGCTCGAGGCCGAGTTCGACGACGCGGCGACGGCGCGCGTGATGGGCGTCCCGGACGCGAAGTTCAAGGGCGTCTTCATGAAGCGCGACGGCATGCGCATCGAGCTCATCGGCTTCTCGAATCCGCCGCCCGAGCGTGCCGCGCGCAAGCGCGCCGCGAACGAGGTCGGGCACTCGCACCTGAGCTTCTACGTCCTGAGCCTCGACGAGACGCTCGCCGAGCTGCGCGCGCAGGGCGTGACGGTCGAGGACGAGACGCGCACCGTGCTGCCGAGCGGCATCGAGTGCTGCGTCGTGCGCGATCCCGACGGCTTCCCGATCGAGATCGTGCAGGTGCCGACGCTCGACCTCCTGCCCTACGAGGTTCCCAACGCGCCCGCGGCGGGCTGA
- a CDS encoding DUF1800 family protein produces MGHQNTVLTEADARHLLRRAGFSATRKELAQSGIVGMTRGAAADKLLNYKPKPFRPGGRDQRRQHDALMRFLLTTKTPVQEKLVLFWHDHFATGITKLFAVNFGAATKLMGNQQKLLRKLAKGSMKDLVKAIGKDAAMMEFLDTTRNEKSIPNENYARELLELFTLGVYDSAGNPNYTQADIVQIARAFTGWRYKQNGTAYLDRSNHDFTSEFPERGPKRIFETTGNIGGADFDVNGEGEPEIDTVVDIIFTHTDTDGHNTVARRTARRLLEFYVGPDPSLATIDQVIAESSFDTTWSIQALLRAIFCHDDFYETGKPFGPGVKKSVKWPVDFAIGTLRLLGMRFAGAHKYIPGGSYTGIFNHMENLGQVLMDPPSVFGWDWETAWLSSSTLLARYNFARDVAAARGAARLKPDKFVDVSETDPAVIVEQVLDALDVAHNFTAEDRQICIDYLTDGGTVTPDLRDYRYRNAKLNGLFEIVLKSPGYQVY; encoded by the coding sequence ATGGGACACCAGAACACCGTCCTGACCGAGGCGGACGCTCGTCACCTGCTACGCCGCGCCGGCTTCTCGGCGACGCGCAAGGAGCTCGCGCAGAGCGGCATCGTCGGCATGACGCGCGGTGCCGCGGCCGACAAGCTGCTGAACTACAAGCCGAAGCCCTTTCGTCCGGGCGGACGCGACCAGCGGCGTCAGCACGACGCGCTGATGCGCTTTCTCCTCACCACCAAGACGCCGGTGCAGGAGAAGCTCGTGCTCTTCTGGCACGACCACTTCGCGACCGGGATCACGAAGCTCTTCGCGGTCAACTTCGGCGCCGCGACGAAGCTCATGGGCAACCAGCAGAAGCTCCTGCGCAAGCTCGCGAAGGGGAGCATGAAGGACCTCGTCAAGGCGATCGGCAAGGACGCCGCGATGATGGAGTTCCTCGACACCACGCGGAACGAGAAGTCGATCCCGAACGAGAACTACGCGCGCGAGCTGCTCGAGCTGTTTACGCTCGGCGTCTACGACAGCGCCGGCAACCCGAACTACACGCAGGCCGACATCGTGCAGATCGCGCGCGCCTTCACCGGCTGGCGCTACAAGCAGAACGGCACGGCGTACCTCGACAGGAGCAACCACGACTTCACGTCGGAGTTCCCCGAGCGCGGCCCGAAGCGGATCTTCGAGACCACCGGCAACATCGGCGGCGCCGACTTCGACGTGAACGGCGAGGGCGAGCCGGAGATCGACACCGTCGTCGACATCATCTTCACCCACACCGACACCGACGGGCACAACACGGTGGCGCGCCGCACCGCGCGCCGGCTGCTCGAGTTCTACGTCGGCCCCGATCCGAGCCTCGCGACGATCGACCAGGTGATCGCCGAGTCGAGCTTCGACACCACCTGGAGCATCCAGGCGCTGCTGCGCGCGATCTTCTGCCACGACGACTTCTACGAGACCGGCAAGCCGTTCGGTCCCGGCGTCAAGAAGTCGGTGAAGTGGCCGGTCGACTTCGCGATCGGCACGCTGCGGCTGCTCGGGATGCGCTTCGCCGGCGCCCACAAGTACATCCCGGGCGGGTCCTACACCGGCATCTTCAACCACATGGAGAACCTCGGTCAGGTCCTGATGGATCCGCCGAGCGTGTTCGGCTGGGACTGGGAGACGGCGTGGCTGTCGAGCTCGACGCTGCTCGCGCGCTACAACTTCGCGCGCGACGTCGCCGCGGCGCGCGGCGCCGCGCGGCTCAAGCCCGACAAGTTCGTCGACGTTTCGGAAACCGACCCCGCGGTGATCGTCGAGCAGGTGCTCGACGCGCTCGACGTCGCGCACAACTTCACCGCCGAGGATCGCCAGATCTGCATCGACTACTTGACGGACGGTGGTACGGTGACGCCCGACCTGCGCGACTATCGCTACCGCAACGCCAAGCTGAACGGGCTCTTCGAGATCGTGCTGAAGTCGCCCGGCTACCAGGTCTACTGA
- a CDS encoding amidohydrolase family protein: protein MKTIDADGHVIEPADLWQRELPPSLRARGFAIRWNPDTRQEEVHLEGRVLLPFGIVGVGLAGRPFDDVGKGVRYAELLPGGSDPRQRLRDMDTERIDVAVLYPSIGLFLEAVDDPALAAACCRVYNDWLADYCRTDPARLIGVAAVPLQDVDAAVREMQRAVAELGMKGVFVRPNPCKGRSLHHRDYDPFWAACAEAGVPVGLHPSGAGDLPGTMQGLPLDAPIMGHPSIFFIDDYIGFSQLVCGGVLERHPKLTVVVLEAGGGWLGHWFDRFDHFARVYGWMAPELKLKPSEYFKRQCFISFDPDETTLPLLAPVIGEDRIVWASDYPHLDATFPGVVDELEEHLEKLPLSARDKVRGANAARLYGLAA from the coding sequence ATGAAGACGATCGACGCCGACGGTCACGTGATCGAGCCCGCCGACCTCTGGCAGCGCGAGCTGCCGCCGTCGCTCCGCGCGCGTGGCTTCGCGATCCGCTGGAACCCCGACACACGTCAAGAAGAAGTCCACCTCGAAGGTCGGGTGCTCCTGCCCTTCGGCATCGTCGGGGTCGGGCTCGCGGGACGACCGTTCGACGACGTCGGCAAGGGCGTGCGCTACGCGGAGCTCCTCCCCGGCGGCAGCGACCCGCGGCAGCGCCTGCGCGACATGGACACCGAACGCATCGACGTCGCCGTGCTCTACCCCTCGATCGGGCTCTTCCTCGAGGCGGTCGACGATCCGGCGCTCGCCGCGGCCTGCTGCCGCGTCTACAACGACTGGCTCGCGGACTACTGCCGCACGGATCCCGCGCGTCTGATCGGAGTCGCCGCGGTGCCGCTGCAGGACGTCGACGCCGCGGTGCGCGAGATGCAGCGCGCCGTCGCGGAGCTCGGCATGAAGGGCGTCTTCGTCCGCCCGAACCCGTGCAAGGGGCGCAGCCTGCACCACCGCGACTACGACCCGTTCTGGGCGGCGTGCGCGGAAGCGGGCGTGCCCGTGGGGCTTCATCCGTCGGGCGCCGGAGATCTGCCGGGGACGATGCAGGGCCTGCCGCTCGACGCGCCGATCATGGGCCACCCGTCGATCTTCTTCATCGACGACTACATCGGCTTCTCGCAGCTCGTCTGCGGCGGCGTGCTCGAGCGCCATCCGAAGCTGACGGTCGTCGTGCTCGAGGCGGGCGGCGGCTGGCTCGGCCACTGGTTCGACCGCTTCGACCACTTCGCGCGCGTCTACGGCTGGATGGCGCCCGAGCTGAAGCTCAAGCCGAGCGAGTACTTCAAGCGCCAGTGCTTCATCTCCTTCGACCCCGACGAGACGACGCTGCCGCTGCTCGCGCCGGTGATCGGCGAGGACCGCATCGTCTGGGCGTCGGACTACCCGCACCTCGACGCCACCTTCCCGGGCGTCGTCGACGAGCTCGAGGAGCACCTCGAGAAGCTGCCGCTCTCGGCGCGCGACAAGGTCCGCGGCGCGAACGCGGCGCGGCTCTACGGGCTCGCCGCCTGA
- a CDS encoding NFACT RNA binding domain-containing protein has translation MARQERGEVGPTDADAGVWRGRSVARRFVSPDGMIVLVGRTAEDNDILSLKLASPRDFWLHVAGESGSHVVIRNPDKLARPPRDTVRFAAGLAAGYSRARHGGQVSVHLATCADVKKPRGLPPGKVTLGRFTTVRATPLRFDDA, from the coding sequence ATGGCGCGGCAGGAGCGAGGGGAGGTTGGTCCGACCGATGCGGACGCGGGCGTCTGGCGCGGACGCTCGGTCGCGCGGCGCTTCGTGTCGCCCGACGGCATGATCGTGCTCGTCGGGCGCACCGCCGAAGACAACGACATCCTGTCGCTGAAGCTCGCCTCGCCGCGCGACTTCTGGCTGCACGTCGCGGGCGAGTCGGGATCGCACGTCGTGATCCGCAACCCGGACAAGCTCGCGCGCCCGCCGCGCGACACCGTGCGTTTCGCGGCCGGCCTCGCCGCGGGCTACTCGCGCGCACGTCACGGCGGACAGGTGAGCGTGCACCTCGCGACCTGCGCCGACGTCAAGAAGCCGCGCGGCTTGCCACCGGGCAAGGTGACGCTCGGCCGCTTCACCACGGTGCGCGCGACGCCGCTGCGCTTCGACGATGCTTGA